In the genome of Desulfovibrio desulfuricans, one region contains:
- a CDS encoding flagellin, producing MYINHNSMASQVANNLTQHYSDLQTSTSRLSSGLRINSAADDAAGLAIRELMRTDIAALQQGVRNANDAISLIQTADGALGIIDEKLTRMKELAEQAATGTYDSTQRLMIESEYQAMASEITRIANATDYNGIHLLDGNLSSDTHDGSKMSATGKLKVHFGTANDSAEDYYYIQIGTSTASALGVGNQATGTDGITVSTQEAAQKALVAITNAVVSKDKIRASLGALQNRLENTISNLSTQTENLQAAESRISDVDVATEMTKFVRNQILTQSAVAMLSQANSMPRMAMTLISG from the coding sequence ATGTATATCAATCACAATAGCATGGCCTCTCAAGTGGCCAACAACCTGACCCAGCATTACAGCGACCTGCAAACCTCAACCTCGCGACTCTCCTCGGGTCTGCGCATCAACTCCGCAGCGGACGATGCCGCCGGTCTGGCCATTCGCGAACTTATGCGTACCGATATCGCCGCCCTGCAGCAGGGCGTGCGTAACGCCAACGATGCTATCTCCCTCATTCAGACCGCCGACGGCGCCCTGGGCATCATCGACGAAAAGCTGACCCGTATGAAGGAACTGGCAGAACAGGCCGCCACCGGTACGTACGACTCCACCCAGCGTCTGATGATCGAGTCGGAGTATCAGGCCATGGCTTCGGAAATTACCCGAATCGCCAATGCCACGGACTACAACGGCATCCACCTGCTGGACGGCAACCTGTCAAGCGACACGCACGACGGCAGCAAGATGTCGGCCACCGGCAAGCTGAAGGTTCACTTTGGCACGGCCAACGATTCGGCGGAAGACTATTACTACATCCAGATCGGCACGAGCACCGCCTCGGCTCTGGGCGTGGGCAACCAGGCTACCGGCACGGACGGCATCACCGTTTCCACGCAGGAAGCGGCGCAAAAGGCCCTGGTGGCCATCACCAATGCCGTGGTTTCCAAGGACAAGATTCGGGCAAGCCTGGGCGCGCTGCAAAACCGGCTGGAGAACACCATCTCCAACCTGAGCACCCAGACCGAAAACCTGCAGGCGGCGGAATCGCGCATTTCGGACGTGGACGTTGCCACGGAAATGACGAAGTTCGTCCGCAATCAGATTCTCACCCAGTCTGCCGTGGCCATGCTTTCGCAGGCCAACAGCATGCCCAGGATGGCCATGACGCTGATTTCTGGCTAG
- the gap gene encoding type I glyceraldehyde-3-phosphate dehydrogenase produces MPVKVGMNGFGRIGRYLLRLMADNQDIQIAAINARADNAALAYLFKYDSTYGTFQGTVDHDEDGIIVNGRHIAVTRCKAGEWEWERLGVTLAVETTGTIKDREGLAQHLACGAKKVVISAPGKDVDAMIVMGVNHATYDGAQHNIISAASCTTNCLAPAVKVLHETFGFRHGLMTTIHSYTMSQRILDGTHKDWRRGRAAAVSMVPSSTGAAKAVEQVMPELAGRLNGMSVRVPTFDCSLVDLTCEVEKTCDAAAVNAALQAASQGVLTDNMGFSEEPLVSIDYKGSTYGGVVDALSTQVLDGTMVKLLIWYDNESGFTNQLLRLLLMVGKDC; encoded by the coding sequence ATGCCCGTGAAAGTTGGAATGAACGGCTTTGGCCGCATCGGCCGCTATCTGCTGCGTCTTATGGCCGACAATCAAGACATTCAGATCGCCGCCATCAACGCCCGCGCGGACAATGCCGCGCTGGCCTATCTTTTCAAGTATGATTCCACCTACGGAACCTTTCAGGGCACGGTTGATCACGATGAAGACGGCATCATCGTCAATGGCCGCCACATCGCCGTTACCCGCTGCAAGGCGGGCGAATGGGAATGGGAACGCCTGGGCGTAACCCTGGCCGTGGAAACCACCGGCACCATCAAGGACAGGGAAGGTCTCGCCCAGCACCTGGCCTGCGGCGCCAAAAAAGTCGTTATCTCCGCACCCGGCAAGGATGTGGACGCCATGATCGTTATGGGCGTCAACCACGCCACCTACGACGGCGCGCAGCACAACATCATCTCGGCCGCCTCCTGCACCACCAACTGTCTGGCCCCTGCGGTCAAGGTGCTGCACGAGACCTTTGGCTTTCGCCACGGGCTCATGACCACCATCCACTCCTACACCATGAGCCAGCGCATTCTGGACGGCACCCATAAAGACTGGCGTCGCGGCCGTGCCGCCGCCGTGTCCATGGTGCCCTCGAGCACCGGCGCCGCCAAGGCCGTGGAGCAGGTCATGCCGGAGCTGGCAGGCAGGCTCAACGGCATGTCGGTGCGCGTGCCCACCTTTGACTGCTCGCTGGTGGACCTGACCTGCGAAGTGGAAAAAACCTGTGACGCCGCCGCCGTCAACGCGGCCTTGCAGGCCGCCAGCCAGGGCGTCCTGACCGACAACATGGGCTTTTCCGAAGAACCGCTGGTGTCCATAGACTACAAGGGCAGCACCTACGGCGGCGTGGTCGACGCGCTTTCCACCCAGGTGCTCGACGGCACCATGGTCAAGCTGCTTATCTGGTACGACAACGAATCCGGCTTCACCAACCAGCTGCTGCGGCTGCTGCTCATGGTGGGCAAGGACTGCTAA